The Streptomyces sp. NBC_01463 DNA window ACCCGACGTCGATCCGACGGAGGCCAGTGCGAGGGAGTGGCCCTTGAGATCCGCGACCGACTTGACGGCGGAGTCCTTCGGGACCCAGATGCCGGCGGTGTAGCTGGACACCTTTCCCTTGCCGTCACCGAACGAGGCGACTGCCTCCGCCTTGGCACGTCCGCTGGCGAAGACGTAGCCGAGAGGACCGAACATGGCGATGTCGAGCTTGCCGTTCTCCATGGCGAGGACCTCGGCCGAGTAGTCCTCGGTGATCGTCAGCTCCACCTCGCAGTCGAGGCTTTCACCGAGGGCGTCGGCGAGGACCTTGGCGGCCGGGGTGAGCTTGGCGGGGTCCTCGAAGGGCTCCACACCGAAGCGGATCTTTCCGCCGGGGCAGGTGGCGGACTCGGCGGCGTCCGAACTGCCGCCGCAGGCGGTCAGGGACAGCGCGGCGACCACGGCGAGCGAGGTGGCGAGGATGACAGGGCGGACGGACACGGTGAACTCCGGGTTCGAGGACAGCACGGGGGAAGGAAACGGGAGGTGCGCGGGGTGGGGGGAGTCGCTCGCCGGGGCGGCTGTGGCCAACGTTTCAGGCACAGCCACCCCGGTCAACACTTGTATCGACAGGTTGCCAACTGTTCATCTGTGAGTCGGCAGTGAGTCGCCCGGCCTCGCGGCCGAGGGCCGGGAGGGACGGGGCCTCGGCTCAGCGGTGGCCGTGTCCGCGTCCGTCGCCGGGGTGCTTCTCGTCCCGGCCGTGGTGGGCGTGTCCGGGACGCCTCGGGTAGGAGGTGTGACCGAGTTCGGCCGCGGTGCGGGTCACCTCGAAGAGGCGCTCGGCGTCGCGGTTGATCCAGGTGGCCGTGAGGGTCGGCATGT harbors:
- a CDS encoding phosphate/phosphite/phosphonate ABC transporter substrate-binding protein, with product MLSSNPEFTVSVRPVILATSLAVVAALSLTACGGSSDAAESATCPGGKIRFGVEPFEDPAKLTPAAKVLADALGESLDCEVELTITEDYSAEVLAMENGKLDIAMFGPLGYVFASGRAKAEAVASFGDGKGKVSSYTAGIWVPKDSAVKSVADLKGHSLALASVGSTSGDALPRQAMLDAGLKKDDVKVNYAGGHPEALLALAKGTVDAAEINSQQLASATAAGTFEPSGFRKVWGSDPIPNDPITVRGNLDAEFKKAVTDALLKLPPDKVGRIGALLDVDPPAPLIAVDKSTYQPLFDLAAALNLTEKDV